The Anolis carolinensis isolate JA03-04 chromosome 2, rAnoCar3.1.pri, whole genome shotgun sequence genome has a window encoding:
- the LOC103281414 gene encoding zinc finger protein 91, with product MENPHSLSKSHTGEKQHNCMDCEKRFTGRRSLTKHQQTHTGEKPYKCVECGKRFNQSARLYTHQRIHTGEKPHKCMECGKSFSQSGNLRSHQRTHTGEKSYKCMECGNCFSHSVTLRNHQRTHTREKPHKCMECGKRFSQSGHLHSHQRTHTGEKPHTCMDCGKRFSQSASLRTHQRAHTGEKPHKCMECGKNFSQSASLRYHQRAHTGEKPHKCMECGMSFCHIATLRSHQRTHTGEKPHNCKKCGKSFRQSGHLRTHQRMHTGVKPHKCIECGKSFRERGYLHVHERIHTGEKPYKCMECGKSFINSAGLRTHQRTHTREKPHKCMECGKSFRQSSHLHSHQRTHTMEKPHNCIECGKTFTQIGNLRVHQRIHTGEKPHKCMECGKSFSQSGNLRSHQRTHTKEKPHNCMECGKSFSETGKFRSHQRMHTGEKPHKCMECGKRFRERGHLRVHQRTHTGEKPYKCMECGKGFINSAGLRTHQRTHTREKPHKCMVCGKSFRQSGHLHVHQRTHTREKPHKCMECGKGFSQSAKLHSHQRTHTGEKPHKCIECGKSFIQSGNLRSHQRTHTGERPHNCLECGKSFSHSVTLRNHQRTHTGEKPHKCIKCGKSFRQSGHLNAHQRTHTREKPHKCMECGKSFSQSAKLHSHQRTHTGEKPHKCIECGKSFIQSGNLRSHQRTHTGERPHNCLECGKSFSHSATLRNHQRTHTGEKPHKCIQCGKSFRQSGHLHSHQRTHRGEAT from the coding sequence ATGGAAAATCCACATTCCttgtcaaaatcacacacaggggagaagcaaCATAATTGTATGGACTGTGAGAAACGTTTCACTGGGAGACGTTCTCTTACTAAACATCAacaaactcacacaggagagaagccatataaatgtgtggaatgtggaaagaggttCAATCAGAGTGCACGTCTGTATACCCACCAAAGGatccatacaggggagaagccacataaatgcatggaatgtggaaagagcttcagtcaaagtGGAAATCTGCGTTCTCATCAAAGAACCCATACAGGAGAGAAgtcatataaatgcatggaatgcggAAATTGCTTCAGTCACAGTGTGACTCTGCGtaaccatcaaaggactcacacaagggagaaaccacataaatgcatggaatgtggaaagaggttcagtcagagtggacatctgcattcccatcaaaggacgcatacaggggagaagccacatacatgcatggactGTGGAAAGAGGTTCAGTCAGAGTGCGAgtctgcgtacccatcaaagggcccacacaggggagaagccacataaatgcatggaatgtggaaagaacttcagtcaGAGTGCGAGTCTGCGTTATCATCAAAGGGCCCACACAGGGgaaaagccacataaatgcatggaatgtggaatgaGCTTCTGTCACATAGCGactctgcgttcccatcaaaggacccacacaggggagaagccacataattGCAagaaatgtggaaagagcttccgtcagagtggacatctgcgtacccatcaaaggatgcacacaggcgtgaagccacataaatgcatagaatgtggaaagagcttccgtgAGAGAGGATATCTGCATGTCCatgaaaggatccacacaggggagaagccatataaatgcatggaatgtggaaagagcttcattaaCAGTGCGGgtctgcgtacccatcaaaggacccacacgagggagaaaccacataaatgcatggagtgtggaaagagcttccgtcAGAGTTCACAtctgcattcccatcaaaggacacaCACAATGGAGAAACCACATAactgcatagaatgtggaaagacctTCACTCAGATTGGAAATCTGCGtgtccatcaaaggatccacacaggggagaaaccacataaatgcatggaatgtggaaagagcttcagtcagagtggaaatctgcgttctcatcaaaggacccacacaaaggagaagccacataactgcatggaatgtggaaagagcttcagtgagactGGAAAGTTCCGTTCCCATCagaggatgcacacaggagagaagccacataaatgcatggaatgtggaaagagattccgTGAGAGAGGACATCTGCgtgtccatcaaaggacccacacaggggagaagccatataaatgcatggaatgtggaaagggcttcattaACAGTGCTGgtctgcgtacccatcaaaggacccacacaagggagaaaccacataaatgcatggtgtgtggaaagagcttccgtcagagtggacatctgcatgtccatcaaaggacacacacaagggagaaaccacataaatgcatggaatgtggaaagggcttcagtcAGAGTGCAAAGCTCCATtcccatcaaagaacccacacaggagaaaagccacataaatgcatagaatgtggaaagagcttcattcagagtGGAAATTTGCGTTCTCATCAAAGGACGCACACAGGGGAGAGGCCACATAactgcctggaatgtggaaagagcttcagtcacagtgtgACTCTGCGtaaccatcaaaggacccacacaggggagaaaccacataaatgcatcaaatgtggaaagagcttccgtcagagtggacatctgaaCGCCCATCAAAGGACACACACAAgggagaaaccacataaatgcatggaatgtggaaagagcttcagtcagagtgcaaAGCTCCATtcccatcaaagaacccacacaggagaaaagccacataaatgcatagaatgtggaaagagcttcattcagagtGGAAATTTGCGTTCTCATCAACGGACGCACACAGGGGAGAGGCCACATAactgcctggaatgtggaaagagcttcagtcacagtgcgACTCTGCGtaaccatcaaaggacccacacaggggagaagccacataaatgcatccaatgtggaaagagcttccgtcAGAGTGGACATttgcattcccatcaaaggactcacaggggagaagccacataa